The Sciurus carolinensis chromosome 18, mSciCar1.2, whole genome shotgun sequence region GAGGATCCAAGCCACAAAGGGAAAGGCAGAGAGCGAGAGGCAAGACCTGGAGCCTCTCCAAGCTCACCGGTGGCGGGAAGTCGCAGGCCTGTCCCATCCTCCCAGACCAGCCTAGGGCACAGCTGGATCTCACTGGTCACTAGGACACAGACCAGGATGGAGACCATCAGGCATGGGGACCAGGGAGGCGTCCACAGCACAGCGGTCAAGGGCGAAGGCTTCGGGGTCAGATGCCATGGGCGTGAAGCCCAGCTCTGCCCTTTCTGAACTACGTGCCGTTGAGCAGTGAGTTCCCAGAGTCCCCTCTGAGTCCCAgtttccacatctataaaatgggcgaCTGCATTGCTGTGCCAATCCAGTGGGTTAAGATCCGCAAGGCACTTAGCACACAGTCTGCTCGGGCCAGCAGATCActaaaggaaatgaggggggacATGGGGGGCAGTGGCCACAGGGGAAGGGCGACAGGAGACcctggggaggggcggggctCTCCCAAGTACCACTGAGGCTGTCAATCAGCCACTTACAGGGCTTCCTCTGCCCAGAGGTGCTAAGGAGGTGGGCGGGCAGGAAAGACTCTCCTGCAGGAGCCGGTTAGGGCTGTCACCTCCCGGCCAGGACCATCCACTTCAGCACAAGGGAGATGGGGCGCCACCCCTGGGGGCCTGCTGAACCCCATGAggcacccctcctcctccttcactgtGCCTGTGCTCCTTGGGATAGGGCTTCTAaaaaggacgcagaggaccaagcCAGGAAAGCCACGTGCCTGTGGGCTCCAACACGCCGCCACCCCCGCAGGCACCCTCAGACAAACAGGGACAAGCACAGACACCCGCTGGGTGTTCTATTACACAGGGAGCAGTTACAAGCCCCGACCAAGAATCATGCTCTGACCCTCGAAGGGGGCTTGCAGAAGACAGGCTAATGGTGCTACAGGCGGCAGAGCTGTTAGTGGCTCTGGGCTCCGAGTCTGGCTTTTAACCGTCACTGTGATTCATGTCACCCCGACCTGCCCAGCGTGCCCCCCTGCAGCAGGTACTCACCAACATCTGTGGGATGACCACAGCCCTGGCCTGTGGCACATGATGCTGGCTCTGCATCTTCTCTCACCCCTCTGTATGAGGCCAGACCGAGGGTGGTCACACCAATGACCACCACAGCCCTGCCACATACAAGTTCCAGGAGCAGATGGGCCCCCCAGTCAAGCTAGTTCTGGGCCACCACTGCATGCTCAGGAGGAACCTTGGGCTCCGGCAGAGGGAACTGAGGCagtctggaggcaggaggatgaggaggagctgCCCAGGTTGGACCATAGAGGGCAGTGTGTGCCAGAGTGAGGCCGGTCGGCCCCAGCGTCTTTCATGGGACTCCTCCTGACTCTGGGGCTCCCCACTTGCCTTCATTCAAAAAATGCCGGCCAGGCGCCTACTCCATGGCCTCCCCCATGAACAGAAGCACTAGAGCGCACGCGGGGGATTACAGTCCTCACCACCAGACCCGGCATCCCAGCCCAGCGGGGGCGtcagggtggggagcaggggaggacCCACCAAGCTCGCTGGAGCCGTGGAGGGGTAAGCGAAGAGGGAGGACGCCGGGGTTCAGGAACCGCCGCATCTGAGAATGGACCATTTTCTCATCGGGCTCATTTGGAAGTGCCCGGCTGTGctctccccaaaacaaaaaccgGGAGGATGGGCGCCGGGTCTCGAGTTCTCGATCTGCCAGCCACTGCAAGCCACCGCCTCTCCCCCGCCTGAGCGTCTCTGGCTGTCCCGTAGTAGGGCGCAGGGCACGCGGGTGGAGGCGGCCGGGCCCTGAGCTGCCCCGCCCGGCTTCCGAGGAACTCTGCCCGGAGTCGAGGCGCCCCTCCCGCGCCGCCGAGGGTTCCTTTGAAGCCTGCGGTCTGGCCGCTGCTTCCTGGGAAGCCCAAGCCAAGACCAGGCACCGCGGCCAGCGGGAGGGAGCCGGGTGGCCAGCCGAGGCTCCCAGACTGCGGGGGTGGGCTGGGCGGTGGAGGCAGTCCCCAGGgcgcagggctggggatgcggggCTTGGGGTCCTGCTGGGGCTTCCTGGAGGGTTCTGGCTCCAGGGTAGCAGAGGACAGAGCTCTTTCCCAGGTGGGTGCGGAGACACCTGGAGGGGGAGAAGGCGCGTCAGAGCCACTCCAGCGCATCCTGAGGGGCCTGGCTGCAGAGCTCTGGGACCGAAGATGGCAGGGGCAAAAGTGCGGGCGCCAGGTCTTAAGGGGGCCTCTGAGAAGGGACCCGAAGACTCGGGGGCGGAGCCAGAGCCCCGCGGCGAAGGGGCGCTAGTACAGGTGCGAGGACAAGTCCGGGTAGAGGACCTCCCCGAAGCGGGTCCCGCAGACGGTGGGAAAACGGTCCCAGTCGCCGCGCCAGGCGCCACCCGGGAAAAAGAAACCGAAAGCGGCGCTGGTGGGCGGGGCCGCGGGGCGGGGCCTCGGGCGCGGGCCCCGCCTCCAGGCCAGTTTAAAAGCCTGGCGCAGGGGCGGGCACCAGCAGAGCGAGCTGCGGCCGTGGCAGCTGCACGGCTCCCGGCCCCGGAGCATGCGCGAGAGCCGCCCCGGAGCCCCCTGCCGCCCCGCCCGCGGCGACCCGCGCCCCGCCGCCAGGTGAGACGGGCCGTGGGGAGGAGGCGGGAGGAGAGCGGAGGGAAGGGACCTCGCCGGGAACCGGGCAGCCCTCGGGGTCTGCGTGGTGGAGTCGCAGCCACCACGCCCCAGACCCCCGCCGGCCCCACCCAGGCCGCCCCCCGCGCGCGGGGTTCCCGCAACGCAGcctttctcctgcctctgcccaaaTCGCCGGTACCAGGCGCCAGTCCCCGGCATGGCCAGTAGGCGGCGGCCGCGGGGCGGGGAGCCACGGTCCAGGCGGCAGGAGTCGGGGCAGGCATCTTTTGGGCACCTCTCCACGCCCCCCGCTCCCAGCAACCCGGAGCCTGGACTCCGTCCCCGCCCGCCTGGAAGGGCTCCGCGGTCGGAAaagcccattttccagatgagccCACTGAGGCCCACGGGGGTCGTGCTCCCGAGCCGCCTCGCGACTCCTCACCTGCCCAGCCCCGCCCAGGCCCCGGGCTCACTGCCTGTCTCCCCCATCAGCGCACCCCCGGACGCTATGGCCCACCCCTCCGGCTGGCCCCTCGTGTAGGATGGTAGCACACAACCAGGTGGCAGCCGACAATGCAATCTCCACGGCAGCAGAGTCCCGACGGCGTCCAGAGCCTtcgtcctcttcctcctcctcgtcGGCCGCCCCGGCGCGCCCGCGGCCCTGCCCggcggccccggccccggcccccgGCGACACTCATTTCCGCACTTTCCGCTCGCACGCGGATTACCGGCGCATCACGCGCGCCAGCGCGCTCCTCGACGCCTGCGGCTTCTACTGGGGGCCCCTGAGCGTACACGGGGCGCACGAGCGGCTGCGCGCCGAGCCAGTGGGCACCTTCCTGGTGCGCGACAGCCGCCAGCGGAACTGCTTCTTCGCCCTCAGCGTGAAGATGGCCTCGGGACCCACGAGTATCCGGGTGCACTTCCAGGCCGGCCGCTTCCACCTGGACGGCAGCCGCGAGAGCTTCGACTGCCTCTTCGAGCTGCTGGAGCACTACGTGGCCGCGCCGCGCCGCATGCTGGGGGCCCCGCTGCGCCAGCGCCGCGTGCGGCCGCTGCAGGAGCTGTGCCGCCAGCGCATCGTGGCCACCGTGGGCCGAGAGAACCTGGCGCGCATCCCCCTCAACCCCGTCCTCCGTGACTACCTGAGCTCCTTCCCCTTCCAGATCTGACCGGCCGCACCCGCCCGCGGGCA contains the following coding sequences:
- the Socs1 gene encoding suppressor of cytokine signaling 1; the protein is MVAHNQVAADNAISTAAESRRRPEPSSSSSSSSAAPARPRPCPAAPAPAPGDTHFRTFRSHADYRRITRASALLDACGFYWGPLSVHGAHERLRAEPVGTFLVRDSRQRNCFFALSVKMASGPTSIRVHFQAGRFHLDGSRESFDCLFELLEHYVAAPRRMLGAPLRQRRVRPLQELCRQRIVATVGRENLARIPLNPVLRDYLSSFPFQI